A single genomic interval of Mycteria americana isolate JAX WOST 10 ecotype Jacksonville Zoo and Gardens chromosome 20, USCA_MyAme_1.0, whole genome shotgun sequence harbors:
- the PI16 gene encoding peptidase inhibitor 16 isoform X2, with amino-acid sequence MLSSGLPPVFLLLTALELSWSLSDEEKKIILDEHNKYRSQVSPPAMDMLKMSWDTELEAFAQAYAEKCIWDHNKERGRRGENLFAMAPTLDLEFAVEDWNGEEKYYNLTTSMCVPGQMCGHYTQVVWASTHQIGCGAKFCEKIDGIETEDMYLLVCNYYPPGNMKGRKPYKEGPSCSQCPEGSVCVNSLCEPTVEETTPAPVTTKASPSTPTTAMPKPTTTAKPEPATPVPTTITAKPEPATPVPTTAKPRPTTTAEPPPTTMIPTSATPPPKTTLPTTTSAKPPPKTTLPTTTTAKPLPKTMLPTTTSAKPPPTTTLPTTAKPPPTTTLPTTATAKPKSTTTLPTTTTAKPPPTAMLPTTAKPKPTTLAPITTAKPKHATTLPTTTPAKPKPTTPAATTAMAKPKPTMPAPTTTTAKPKPTMLTTTMPKPTTTTTTAKPAPTTPKPTTTTTTAKTTPTTTTTTAKTTPTTTTTTAKPTPTTPKPTTTTATTKITPTTPKPTTTTTTAKTTPTTPKPTTTTTTAKPTATTTTAKPAPTTPKPTTTTTTAKTTPTTTTTTAKTTPTTTTTTAKPTPTTPKPTTTTATTKITPTTPKPTTTTTTAKTTPTTPKPTTTTTTAKPTATTTTAKPAPTTPKPTTTTSTAKPAPTTPKPTTTTTTAKPAPTTPKPTTTTSTAKPAPTTPKPTTTTTTAKPAPTTPKPTTTTTTAKPAPTTPKPTTTTTTAKPAPTTPKPTTTTTTAKPAPTTPKPTTTTTTAKTTPTTTTTTAKPAPTTPKPTATTTTAKPAPTTPKPTTTVAKPKPATATAKPTPTTPTSTTTTAKPTPAATTSAKLKLTTTTPAPTTTAKTQTATTTTPEPTETERPNPTEATGLTLSFEPTLDLDYKVSPEVEVDTGEPLSPLTTEDPALLESMGTAFSPKSVPETNKGVKEDGKEKSAFSSPPPSLSQVVPEIKLGFNKAELITPSKSVVFSPEEPTFLRLTSPSKDKKGQSPAFQTSLSAGALDTEELETNSDQTSMDQPTAGAPSTCLGLSLFLLPSVILVGLLL; translated from the exons AGCTGGGACACGGAGCTGGAGGCCTTTGCTCAAGCCTACGCAGAGAAGTGCATCTGGGACCACAACAAGGAGAGGGGACGACGGGGGGAAAACCTCTTCGCTATGGCCCCAACTCTGGACCTGGAATTCGCTGTGGAAGACTGGAATGGGGAGGAGAAATACTACAACCTGACGACTTCCATGTGTGTCCCCGGGCAGATGTGTGGCCACTACACCCAG GTGGTCTGGGCAAGCACGCATCAGATCGGCTGTGGGGCAAAGTTTTGTGAGAAGATCGACGGAATTGAAACAGAGGACATGTACCTGCTTGTTTGCAACTATTATCCCCC GGGTAATATGAAAGGCCGAAAGCCGTACAAGGAAGGACCTTCATGCTCGCAATGTCCCGAGGGCAGCGTTTGTGTCAACTCCTTGTGTG AACCCACTGTAGAAGAGACCACTCCAGCCCCTGTGACAACAAAGGCAAGCCCATCCACCCCAACCACAGCCATGCCAAAACCCACAACCACAGCCAAACCAGAACCCGCAACACCAGTGCCCACCACAATCACAGCGAAACCAGAACCCGCAACACCAGTGCCCACCACAGCCAAGCCAAGACCCACAACCACAGCCGAGCCACCACCCACAACTATGATCCCAACCTCAGCCACGCCACCACCCAAAACCACACTCCCAACCACAACCTCAGCCAAGCCACCGCCCAAAACCACACTCCCAACCACAACCACAGCCAAGCCACTGCCCAAAACCATGCTCCCAACCACAACCTCAGCCAAGCCACCACCCACAACCACGCTCCCAACCACAGCCAAGCCACCACCCACAACCACGCTCCCAACCACAGCCACAGCCAAGCCAAAATCCACAACCACACTCCCAACTACAACCACAGCCAAGCCACCACCCACAGCCATGCTCCCAACCACAGCCAAGCCAAAACCCACAACGCTAGCACCCATCACGACAGCCAAGCCAAAACACGCCACCACGCTCCCAACAACGACCCCAGCCAAGCCAAAACCCACAACACCAGCAGCCACCACAGCCATGGCCAAGCCAAAACCCACCAtgccagcacccaccaccactaCTGCCAAGCCAAAGCCCACCATGCTAACAACCACCAtgccaaaacccaccacaaccaccacTACAGCCAAGCCagcacccaccacaccaaaacccaccacaaccaccacTACAGCCAAGACAACACCCACCACAACCACCACTACAGCCAAGACAACACCCACCACAACTACCACTACCGCCAAGCCAACACCGaccacaccaaaacccaccacaactACTGCTACCACCAAGATAAcacccaccacaccaaaacccaccacaaccactACTACAGCCAAGACAACACCaaccacaccaaaacccaccacaaccaccacTACTGCCAAGCCAACAGCCACCACAACTACGGCCAAGCCagcacccaccacaccaaaacccaccacaaccaccacTACAGCCAAGACAACACCCACCACAACCACCACTACAGCCAAGACAACACCCACCACAACTACCACTACCGCCAAGCCAACACCGaccacaccaaaacccaccacaactACTGCTACCACCAAGATAAcacccaccacaccaaaacccaccacaaccactACTACAGCCAAGACAACACCaaccacaccaaaacccaccacaaccaccacTACTGCCAAGCCAACAGCCACCACAACTACGGCCAAGCCagcacccaccacaccaaaacccaccacaaccaccaGTACAGCCAAGCCAGCACCCACCACACCAAAGCCCACCACAACCACAACTACGGCCAAGCCGgcacccaccacaccaaaacccaccacaaccaccaGTACAGCCAAGCCAGCACCCACCACACCAAAGCCCACCACAACCACAACTACGGCCAAGCCGGCACCCACCACACCAAAGCCCACCACAACCACCACTACAGCCAAGCCAGCACCCACCACACCAAAGCCCACCACAACCACCACTACGGCCAAGCCAGCACCCACCACACCAAAGCCCACCACAACCACCACTACAGCCAAGCCAGCACCCACCACACCAAAGCCCACCACAACCACCACTACAGCCAAGACAACACCCACCACAACTACCACTACGGCCAAGCCAGCACCCACCACGCCAAAGCCCACCGCAACCACCACTACAGCCAAGCCagcacccaccacaccaaaacccaccacaactGTGGCTAAGCCAAAACCTGCCACAGCTACAGCCAAGCCAACACCCACCACACCAACATCTACCACCACCACAGCCAAGCCAACACCTGCCGCTACAACATCAGCAAAGCTAAAACTCACCACTACCACACCAGCACCTACCACAACAGCAAAGACGCAAACTGCCACGACCACAACCCCAGAACCCACTGAAACAGAAAGACCCAATCCTACTGAGGCAACTGGGCTAACTCTTTCCTTTGAGCCCACGTTAGACCTGGATTATAAAGTATCTCCAGAAGTAGAGGTAGACACTGGAGAGCCTCTTAGCCCCTTAACTACAGAGGATCCAGCCTTATTAGAAAGCATGGGCACAGCCTTCAGCCCCAAATCAGTCCCCGAAACAAATAAAGGTGTCAAAGAGGATGGGAAAGAGAAATCAGCCTTTTCCAGTCCACCTCCATCTCTCAGCCAAGTTGTTCCAGAGATCAAGTTAGGTTTCAATAAAGCTGAGCTCATAACCCCCTCAAAGTCAGTGGTCTTCAGCCCTGAAGAGCCCACCTTCTTGCGCTTAACGTCACCTTCCAAAGACAAAAAagggcagagccctgctttccagaCCTCCCTCTCAG CAGGTGCCCTGGACACTGAAGAACTGGAGACAAACTCAGATCAGACAAGCATGGATCAGCCCACGGCTGGAGCCCCCAGTACCTGCTTGGGGCTTTCACTCTTCCTCCTACCCAGTGTCATCCTGGTGGGCCTTCTGCTTTGA
- the PI16 gene encoding peptidase inhibitor 16 isoform X3 → MLSSGLPPVFLLLTALELSWSLSDEEKKIILDEHNKYRSQVSPPAMDMLKMSWDTELEAFAQAYAEKCIWDHNKERGRRGENLFAMAPTLDLEFAVEDWNGEEKYYNLTTSMCVPGQMCGHYTQVVWASTHQIGCGAKFCEKIDGIETEDMYLLVCNYYPPGNMKGRKPYKEGPSCSQCPEGSVCVNSLCEPTVEETTPAPVTTKASPSTPTTAMPKPTTTAKPEPATPVPTTITAKPEPATPVPTTAKPRPTTTAEPPPTTMIPTSATPPPKTTLPTTTSAKPPPKTTLPTTTTAKPLPKTMLPTTTSAKPPPTTTLPTTAKPPPTTTLPTTATAKPKSTTTLPTTTTAKPPPTAMLPTTAKPKPTTLAPITTAKPKHATTLPTTTPAKPKPTTPAATTAMAKPKPTMPAPTTTTAKPKPTMLTTTMPKPTTTTTTAKPAPTTPKPTTTTTTAKTTPTTTTTTAKTTPTTTTTTAKPTPTTPKPTTTTATTKITPTTPKPTTTTTTAKTTPTTPKPTTTTTTAKPTATTTTAKPAPTTPKPTTTTTTAKTTPTTTTTTAKTTPTTTTTTAKPTPTTPKPTTTTATTKITPTTPKPTTTTTTAKTTPTTPKPTTTTTTAKPTATTTTAKPAPTTPKPTTTTSTAKPAPTTPKPTTTTTTAKPAPTTPKPTTTTSTAKPAPTTPKPTTTTTTAKPAPTTPKPTTTTTTAKPAPTTPKPTTTTTTAKPAPTTPKPTTTTTTAKPAPTTPKPTTTTTTAKTTPTTTTTTAKPAPTTPKPTATTTTAKPAPTTPKPTTTVAKPKPATATAKPTPTTPTSTTTTAKPTPAATTSAKLKLTTTTPAPTTTAKTQTATTTTPEPTETERPNPTEATGLTLSFEPTLDLDYKVSPEVEVDTGEPLSPLTTEDPALLESMGTAFSPKSVPETNKGVKEDGKEKSAFSSPPPSLSQVVPEIKLGFNKAELITPSKSVVFSPEEPTFLRLTSPSKDKKGQSPAFQTSLSGALDTEELETNSDQTSMDQPTAGAPSTCLGLSLFLLPSVILVGLLL, encoded by the exons AGCTGGGACACGGAGCTGGAGGCCTTTGCTCAAGCCTACGCAGAGAAGTGCATCTGGGACCACAACAAGGAGAGGGGACGACGGGGGGAAAACCTCTTCGCTATGGCCCCAACTCTGGACCTGGAATTCGCTGTGGAAGACTGGAATGGGGAGGAGAAATACTACAACCTGACGACTTCCATGTGTGTCCCCGGGCAGATGTGTGGCCACTACACCCAG GTGGTCTGGGCAAGCACGCATCAGATCGGCTGTGGGGCAAAGTTTTGTGAGAAGATCGACGGAATTGAAACAGAGGACATGTACCTGCTTGTTTGCAACTATTATCCCCC GGGTAATATGAAAGGCCGAAAGCCGTACAAGGAAGGACCTTCATGCTCGCAATGTCCCGAGGGCAGCGTTTGTGTCAACTCCTTGTGTG AACCCACTGTAGAAGAGACCACTCCAGCCCCTGTGACAACAAAGGCAAGCCCATCCACCCCAACCACAGCCATGCCAAAACCCACAACCACAGCCAAACCAGAACCCGCAACACCAGTGCCCACCACAATCACAGCGAAACCAGAACCCGCAACACCAGTGCCCACCACAGCCAAGCCAAGACCCACAACCACAGCCGAGCCACCACCCACAACTATGATCCCAACCTCAGCCACGCCACCACCCAAAACCACACTCCCAACCACAACCTCAGCCAAGCCACCGCCCAAAACCACACTCCCAACCACAACCACAGCCAAGCCACTGCCCAAAACCATGCTCCCAACCACAACCTCAGCCAAGCCACCACCCACAACCACGCTCCCAACCACAGCCAAGCCACCACCCACAACCACGCTCCCAACCACAGCCACAGCCAAGCCAAAATCCACAACCACACTCCCAACTACAACCACAGCCAAGCCACCACCCACAGCCATGCTCCCAACCACAGCCAAGCCAAAACCCACAACGCTAGCACCCATCACGACAGCCAAGCCAAAACACGCCACCACGCTCCCAACAACGACCCCAGCCAAGCCAAAACCCACAACACCAGCAGCCACCACAGCCATGGCCAAGCCAAAACCCACCAtgccagcacccaccaccactaCTGCCAAGCCAAAGCCCACCATGCTAACAACCACCAtgccaaaacccaccacaaccaccacTACAGCCAAGCCagcacccaccacaccaaaacccaccacaaccaccacTACAGCCAAGACAACACCCACCACAACCACCACTACAGCCAAGACAACACCCACCACAACTACCACTACCGCCAAGCCAACACCGaccacaccaaaacccaccacaactACTGCTACCACCAAGATAAcacccaccacaccaaaacccaccacaaccactACTACAGCCAAGACAACACCaaccacaccaaaacccaccacaaccaccacTACTGCCAAGCCAACAGCCACCACAACTACGGCCAAGCCagcacccaccacaccaaaacccaccacaaccaccacTACAGCCAAGACAACACCCACCACAACCACCACTACAGCCAAGACAACACCCACCACAACTACCACTACCGCCAAGCCAACACCGaccacaccaaaacccaccacaactACTGCTACCACCAAGATAAcacccaccacaccaaaacccaccacaaccactACTACAGCCAAGACAACACCaaccacaccaaaacccaccacaaccaccacTACTGCCAAGCCAACAGCCACCACAACTACGGCCAAGCCagcacccaccacaccaaaacccaccacaaccaccaGTACAGCCAAGCCAGCACCCACCACACCAAAGCCCACCACAACCACAACTACGGCCAAGCCGgcacccaccacaccaaaacccaccacaaccaccaGTACAGCCAAGCCAGCACCCACCACACCAAAGCCCACCACAACCACAACTACGGCCAAGCCGGCACCCACCACACCAAAGCCCACCACAACCACCACTACAGCCAAGCCAGCACCCACCACACCAAAGCCCACCACAACCACCACTACGGCCAAGCCAGCACCCACCACACCAAAGCCCACCACAACCACCACTACAGCCAAGCCAGCACCCACCACACCAAAGCCCACCACAACCACCACTACAGCCAAGACAACACCCACCACAACTACCACTACGGCCAAGCCAGCACCCACCACGCCAAAGCCCACCGCAACCACCACTACAGCCAAGCCagcacccaccacaccaaaacccaccacaactGTGGCTAAGCCAAAACCTGCCACAGCTACAGCCAAGCCAACACCCACCACACCAACATCTACCACCACCACAGCCAAGCCAACACCTGCCGCTACAACATCAGCAAAGCTAAAACTCACCACTACCACACCAGCACCTACCACAACAGCAAAGACGCAAACTGCCACGACCACAACCCCAGAACCCACTGAAACAGAAAGACCCAATCCTACTGAGGCAACTGGGCTAACTCTTTCCTTTGAGCCCACGTTAGACCTGGATTATAAAGTATCTCCAGAAGTAGAGGTAGACACTGGAGAGCCTCTTAGCCCCTTAACTACAGAGGATCCAGCCTTATTAGAAAGCATGGGCACAGCCTTCAGCCCCAAATCAGTCCCCGAAACAAATAAAGGTGTCAAAGAGGATGGGAAAGAGAAATCAGCCTTTTCCAGTCCACCTCCATCTCTCAGCCAAGTTGTTCCAGAGATCAAGTTAGGTTTCAATAAAGCTGAGCTCATAACCCCCTCAAAGTCAGTGGTCTTCAGCCCTGAAGAGCCCACCTTCTTGCGCTTAACGTCACCTTCCAAAGACAAAAAagggcagagccctgctttccagaCCTCCCTCTCAG GTGCCCTGGACACTGAAGAACTGGAGACAAACTCAGATCAGACAAGCATGGATCAGCCCACGGCTGGAGCCCCCAGTACCTGCTTGGGGCTTTCACTCTTCCTCCTACCCAGTGTCATCCTGGTGGGCCTTCTGCTTTGA
- the PI16 gene encoding peptidase inhibitor 16 isoform X1 has translation MLSSGLPPVFLLLTALELSWSLSDEEKKIILDEHNKYRSQVSPPAMDMLKMSWDTELEAFAQAYAEKCIWDHNKERGRRGENLFAMAPTLDLEFAVEDWNGEEKYYNLTTSMCVPGQMCGHYTQVVWASTHQIGCGAKFCEKIDGIETEDMYLLVCNYYPPGNMKGRKPYKEGPSCSQCPEGSVCVNSLCEPTVEETTPAPVTTKASPSTPTTAMPKPTTTAKPEPATPVPTTITAKPEPATPVPTTAKPRPTTTAEPPPTTMIPTSATPPPKTTLPTTTSAKPPPKTTLPTTTTAKPLPKTMLPTTTSAKPPPTTTLPTTAKPPPTTTLPTTATAKPKSTTTLPTTTTAKPPPTAMLPTTAKPKPTTLAPITTAKPKHATTLPTTTPAKPKPTTPAATTAMAKPKPTMPAPTTTTAKPKPTMLTTTMPKPTTTTTTAKPAPTTPKPTTTTTTAKTTPTTTTTTAKTTPTTTTTTAKPTPTTPKPTTTTATTKITPTTPKPTTTTTTAKTTPTTPKPTTTTTTAKPTATTTTAKPAPTTPKPTTTTTTAKTTPTTTTTTAKTTPTTTTTTAKPTPTTPKPTTTTATTKITPTTPKPTTTTTTAKTTPTTPKPTTTTTTAKPTATTTTAKPAPTTPKPTTTTSTAKPAPTTPKPTTTTTTAKPAPTTPKPTTTTSTAKPAPTTPKPTTTTTTAKPAPTTPKPTTTTTTAKPAPTTPKPTTTTTTAKPAPTTPKPTTTTTTAKPAPTTPKPTTTTTTAKTTPTTTTTTAKPAPTTPKPTATTTTAKPAPTTPKPTTTVAKPKPATATAKPTPTTPTSTTTTAKPTPAATTSAKLKLTTTTPAPTTTAKTQTATTTTPEPTETERPNPTEATGLTLSFEPTLDLDYKVSPEVEVDTGEPLSPLTTEDPALLESMGTAFSPKSVPETNKGVKEDGKEKSAFSSPPPSLSQVVPEIKLGFNKAELITPSKSVVFSPEEPTFLRLTSPSKDKKGQSPAFQTSLSGKVIVESVLAWTLRRSVIPKQHGERLGGTSIGLVLWILLSYVAPSLFLTLSSNTERGWLDVSFVKHGFVYSLLPTNPPAVSCLRWIGALLPRTSWCLGARH, from the exons AGCTGGGACACGGAGCTGGAGGCCTTTGCTCAAGCCTACGCAGAGAAGTGCATCTGGGACCACAACAAGGAGAGGGGACGACGGGGGGAAAACCTCTTCGCTATGGCCCCAACTCTGGACCTGGAATTCGCTGTGGAAGACTGGAATGGGGAGGAGAAATACTACAACCTGACGACTTCCATGTGTGTCCCCGGGCAGATGTGTGGCCACTACACCCAG GTGGTCTGGGCAAGCACGCATCAGATCGGCTGTGGGGCAAAGTTTTGTGAGAAGATCGACGGAATTGAAACAGAGGACATGTACCTGCTTGTTTGCAACTATTATCCCCC GGGTAATATGAAAGGCCGAAAGCCGTACAAGGAAGGACCTTCATGCTCGCAATGTCCCGAGGGCAGCGTTTGTGTCAACTCCTTGTGTG AACCCACTGTAGAAGAGACCACTCCAGCCCCTGTGACAACAAAGGCAAGCCCATCCACCCCAACCACAGCCATGCCAAAACCCACAACCACAGCCAAACCAGAACCCGCAACACCAGTGCCCACCACAATCACAGCGAAACCAGAACCCGCAACACCAGTGCCCACCACAGCCAAGCCAAGACCCACAACCACAGCCGAGCCACCACCCACAACTATGATCCCAACCTCAGCCACGCCACCACCCAAAACCACACTCCCAACCACAACCTCAGCCAAGCCACCGCCCAAAACCACACTCCCAACCACAACCACAGCCAAGCCACTGCCCAAAACCATGCTCCCAACCACAACCTCAGCCAAGCCACCACCCACAACCACGCTCCCAACCACAGCCAAGCCACCACCCACAACCACGCTCCCAACCACAGCCACAGCCAAGCCAAAATCCACAACCACACTCCCAACTACAACCACAGCCAAGCCACCACCCACAGCCATGCTCCCAACCACAGCCAAGCCAAAACCCACAACGCTAGCACCCATCACGACAGCCAAGCCAAAACACGCCACCACGCTCCCAACAACGACCCCAGCCAAGCCAAAACCCACAACACCAGCAGCCACCACAGCCATGGCCAAGCCAAAACCCACCAtgccagcacccaccaccactaCTGCCAAGCCAAAGCCCACCATGCTAACAACCACCAtgccaaaacccaccacaaccaccacTACAGCCAAGCCagcacccaccacaccaaaacccaccacaaccaccacTACAGCCAAGACAACACCCACCACAACCACCACTACAGCCAAGACAACACCCACCACAACTACCACTACCGCCAAGCCAACACCGaccacaccaaaacccaccacaactACTGCTACCACCAAGATAAcacccaccacaccaaaacccaccacaaccactACTACAGCCAAGACAACACCaaccacaccaaaacccaccacaaccaccacTACTGCCAAGCCAACAGCCACCACAACTACGGCCAAGCCagcacccaccacaccaaaacccaccacaaccaccacTACAGCCAAGACAACACCCACCACAACCACCACTACAGCCAAGACAACACCCACCACAACTACCACTACCGCCAAGCCAACACCGaccacaccaaaacccaccacaactACTGCTACCACCAAGATAAcacccaccacaccaaaacccaccacaaccactACTACAGCCAAGACAACACCaaccacaccaaaacccaccacaaccaccacTACTGCCAAGCCAACAGCCACCACAACTACGGCCAAGCCagcacccaccacaccaaaacccaccacaaccaccaGTACAGCCAAGCCAGCACCCACCACACCAAAGCCCACCACAACCACAACTACGGCCAAGCCGgcacccaccacaccaaaacccaccacaaccaccaGTACAGCCAAGCCAGCACCCACCACACCAAAGCCCACCACAACCACAACTACGGCCAAGCCGGCACCCACCACACCAAAGCCCACCACAACCACCACTACAGCCAAGCCAGCACCCACCACACCAAAGCCCACCACAACCACCACTACGGCCAAGCCAGCACCCACCACACCAAAGCCCACCACAACCACCACTACAGCCAAGCCAGCACCCACCACACCAAAGCCCACCACAACCACCACTACAGCCAAGACAACACCCACCACAACTACCACTACGGCCAAGCCAGCACCCACCACGCCAAAGCCCACCGCAACCACCACTACAGCCAAGCCagcacccaccacaccaaaacccaccacaactGTGGCTAAGCCAAAACCTGCCACAGCTACAGCCAAGCCAACACCCACCACACCAACATCTACCACCACCACAGCCAAGCCAACACCTGCCGCTACAACATCAGCAAAGCTAAAACTCACCACTACCACACCAGCACCTACCACAACAGCAAAGACGCAAACTGCCACGACCACAACCCCAGAACCCACTGAAACAGAAAGACCCAATCCTACTGAGGCAACTGGGCTAACTCTTTCCTTTGAGCCCACGTTAGACCTGGATTATAAAGTATCTCCAGAAGTAGAGGTAGACACTGGAGAGCCTCTTAGCCCCTTAACTACAGAGGATCCAGCCTTATTAGAAAGCATGGGCACAGCCTTCAGCCCCAAATCAGTCCCCGAAACAAATAAAGGTGTCAAAGAGGATGGGAAAGAGAAATCAGCCTTTTCCAGTCCACCTCCATCTCTCAGCCAAGTTGTTCCAGAGATCAAGTTAGGTTTCAATAAAGCTGAGCTCATAACCCCCTCAAAGTCAGTGGTCTTCAGCCCTGAAGAGCCCACCTTCTTGCGCTTAACGTCACCTTCCAAAGACAAAAAagggcagagccctgctttccagaCCTCCCTCTCAGGTAAGGTAATTGTGGAGTCTGTCCTGGCATGGACACTCAGACGTTCAGTGATCCCCAAGCAGCATGGAGAGCGCTTGGGAGGAACCAGTATTGGACTGGTCCTCTGGATCCTCCTCTCGTACGTGGCACCAAGCCTTTTCCTCACTCTTTCCTCTAACACTGAAAGGGGCTGGTTGGATGTCTCGTTTGTGAAGCATGGTTTTGTTTACAGCCTGCTGCCCACTAACCCACCAGCTGTGTCATGCCTTCGCTGGATCGGTGCACTGCTGCCTCGCACCTCGTGGTGTCTTGGTGCACGTCACTGA